A stretch of Marinobacter sp. F4206 DNA encodes these proteins:
- a CDS encoding transglutaminaseTgpA domain-containing protein: MSVFQGLSGEVSELKFPDTGLPSKALLWLIGSFSLLLTPQLDRLPVWLIAACVVLAVWRWLAQYGRVRLPGRWLRTGIMLVLVSVYVATVQGRFSVDTAASFFVLAVGLKWLETRSVRDFYVLFFILVYLSTVNFLFHQEIHWTLVNILAIASLLVGLQILNAPDLPGSMKAGWKRLGLLLVKTLPIVVLLFVFFPRMAPLWSVPLVSGEARTGISDTMRPGDISSLAQSSERAFRVTFGGEMPAYRDRYWRGLVLDYLDGETWRQRRGDGYRKPGRVAMDGGVGDLDPGQYDVLLEPTDQRWAFALEGSRAVSANVVEESEDLFRFRRPADTSVRYRLEREVTEERGLETLPPAQARRYLQLPATGNPRARALAEDLRRRFADREIVQSMLTRFREQPYFYTLRPPQMPENGIDTLLFDAKRGFCAHYAGATVFVLRAAGIPARVVVGYQGGDRGAGGEYLIVRQYDAHAWVEAWIEGRGWIRVDPTAAIAPDRIESGLRDAVANEGSFLEDDWTSPQRYSDIPMIQWASLQLDRINYQWQRWVVGYQGQSQMDLMSRLPGGFGLKELGYLTAGIVGAGLLIAGLMSAWQARLGGRRDAFRRIVDTWHQLCSRAGVPVRTGETPAALASRLARAEPAVAESARLFARTVNSHYYSDHSGESGDGDLRRLRRLLATMKKQMRRSHSTAGKRP; this comes from the coding sequence ATGAGTGTATTTCAGGGGCTTTCGGGTGAAGTGTCGGAGCTAAAATTTCCCGATACCGGTCTGCCTTCCAAGGCCCTGCTTTGGCTGATCGGGAGTTTTTCCCTGTTACTGACGCCGCAGTTGGACCGGCTTCCGGTCTGGCTTATTGCAGCCTGTGTGGTCCTTGCAGTCTGGCGTTGGCTTGCCCAGTACGGTCGTGTCCGGTTGCCCGGGCGGTGGTTACGAACTGGCATCATGCTGGTACTGGTCTCGGTATACGTTGCGACTGTTCAGGGGCGATTTTCGGTGGATACCGCCGCGTCGTTTTTCGTACTAGCGGTGGGCTTGAAGTGGCTGGAAACCCGCTCGGTCAGAGACTTTTATGTCCTGTTTTTCATTCTGGTTTACCTCAGTACGGTAAATTTTCTGTTTCACCAGGAGATTCACTGGACCCTCGTTAATATATTGGCCATTGCGTCATTACTGGTCGGCCTGCAGATTCTCAATGCGCCGGACCTGCCCGGTAGCATGAAGGCGGGCTGGAAAAGGCTGGGCCTGCTGTTGGTCAAAACCTTGCCCATTGTCGTGTTGCTGTTTGTGTTTTTTCCGCGCATGGCTCCGTTATGGAGCGTTCCGCTTGTCTCGGGCGAGGCCCGGACCGGTATCAGTGACACCATGCGCCCCGGAGATATATCCAGCCTCGCACAGAGTAGCGAACGGGCGTTCCGGGTGACTTTCGGTGGCGAAATGCCAGCCTACCGGGATCGCTATTGGCGCGGTCTGGTGCTGGATTACCTCGATGGCGAAACCTGGCGGCAACGAAGGGGGGACGGTTATCGAAAGCCCGGGCGCGTGGCAATGGACGGCGGCGTGGGAGATCTGGATCCCGGGCAATACGATGTGTTGCTGGAGCCAACCGATCAGCGTTGGGCCTTTGCGTTGGAGGGCTCCCGGGCGGTATCGGCCAATGTGGTGGAGGAGTCGGAGGACCTCTTCCGATTCAGGCGGCCGGCGGATACATCGGTCCGCTATCGCCTGGAGCGCGAAGTGACAGAAGAGCGGGGACTGGAAACTCTGCCACCGGCCCAGGCCCGACGCTATCTCCAACTGCCGGCTACCGGGAACCCCAGAGCCCGAGCGCTTGCCGAAGACTTGCGGCGGCGATTTGCTGACCGTGAGATCGTTCAGTCAATGTTGACCCGGTTCCGTGAACAACCCTATTTCTACACGCTCCGGCCACCTCAAATGCCTGAAAATGGCATCGACACGCTGCTCTTCGATGCCAAGCGAGGATTTTGTGCCCACTATGCGGGTGCTACCGTCTTTGTTCTGAGGGCCGCCGGCATTCCGGCTCGGGTCGTTGTCGGTTACCAGGGCGGCGATCGGGGCGCCGGCGGAGAATATCTCATCGTCCGGCAGTATGATGCGCACGCCTGGGTCGAGGCATGGATTGAGGGCCGGGGTTGGATTCGAGTGGATCCAACGGCAGCAATAGCGCCCGATCGGATCGAGTCGGGACTTCGTGATGCGGTTGCCAACGAAGGATCGTTTCTTGAGGACGACTGGACATCACCTCAGCGGTACAGTGACATTCCCATGATCCAGTGGGCGAGTCTCCAGTTGGATCGTATCAATTACCAGTGGCAGCGTTGGGTCGTGGGCTATCAGGGCCAAAGCCAGATGGATCTGATGTCACGTTTGCCCGGAGGGTTTGGCCTGAAGGAGCTGGGCTACCTGACCGCAGGCATTGTGGGCGCTGGCCTGCTGATAGCGGGCTTGATGTCCGCCTGGCAGGCGCGTCTCGGGGGACGCCGGGATGCTTTTCGGCGAATTGTTGATACCTGGCACCAGCTTTGTTCCCGGGCGGGGGTGCCGGTTCGGACTGGTGAAACACCCGCTGCGCTGGCTTCGCGTTTGGCGAGGGCCGAGCCTGCCGT